The Fontisubflavum oceani genomic interval TGGTCTCAAGCGCGCTGTCCACCTTGCCGATATGGCCATCGGTCAGATCCTGCACCTCGGATTCCCAAAGCTTCTGATCATCCTCGGACATACCGTCGCCCTTGGCTTTCTTGATCTGATCCATCCCGTCACGACGGACATTGCGGATCGCCACCCGGGCGCTTTCGGCATATTGCGCCGCAACCTTGGTCAGTTCGCGGCGACGCTCTTCGTTCAACTCGGGGATCGGCAGCATGATGATGGTGCCGTTGAGCTGCGGGTTGATGCCCAAGCCGCTTTCACGAATGGCTTTCTCAACCTTACCGACCATGGATTTGTCCCAGACGTTGATCGTGACCATCCGGCTTTCGGGCACATTCACCGTCCCGACTTGGTTGATCGGGGTCATCTGACCATAGGCCTCAACCTGGACCGGCTCCAGCATCGCCGCCGAGGCGCGCCCTGTGCGGAGCGAGGCAAACTCTGTCCTCAGCGCCGCCAAAGCGCCATCCATCCGGCGTTCCAAATCGTCTAGGTCTATCTCGATATCGTCGGACATGTCCCTGCCCCGTTTTTTCTTAACACTGACAAAGACCGCTTCTAAGCGGTCACATTACCTTTGTATAGGTGCCTTCCCCGGCCAGGATCCCGCGGAACCCACCCGGTTCATCCAAGCTAAACACAATAATCGGCACGTCATTTTCGCGGGCCAGCGCGATCGCTGAGGCGTCCATCACGCCCAGATGCTGCGCCAGAACCTCGTCATAGCTTATCTCGTCATACCGTTGCGCGTCGTCATGTTTGGCCGGGTCCTTGTCATAGACCCCGTCCACCTTGGTGCCCTTGAAAATCGCCTCGCAGCGCATCTCATTGGCGCGCAGCGTAGCGGCCGTATCCGTCGTGAAATAAGGGTTGCCCGTCCCAGCCGCAAAAATCACGACCCGCTTCTTCTCCAGGTGCCGCACCGCGCGGCGGCGGA includes:
- the frr gene encoding ribosome recycling factor, whose translation is MSDDIEIDLDDLERRMDGALAALRTEFASLRTGRASAAMLEPVQVEAYGQMTPINQVGTVNVPESRMVTINVWDKSMVGKVEKAIRESGLGINPQLNGTIIMLPIPELNEERRRELTKVAAQYAESARVAIRNVRRDGMDQIKKAKGDGMSEDDQKLWESEVQDLTDGHIGKVDSALETKQAEIMQV
- the pyrH gene encoding UMP kinase, with amino-acid sequence MPDDTAPARPAYNRVMLKISGEALMGSQGFGLHPPTVERIAQEVKSVHDLGVEICMVIGGGNIFRGLQGSAQGMERTTADYMGMLATVMNALAMQSALESMGVFTRVISAIPMDQVCEPYIRRRAVRHLEKKRVVIFAAGTGNPYFTTDTAATLRANEMRCEAIFKGTKVDGVYDKDPAKHDDAQRYDEISYDEVLAQHLGVMDASAIALARENDVPIIVFSLDEPGGFRGILAGEGTYTKVM